A genome region from Manihot esculenta cultivar AM560-2 chromosome 5, M.esculenta_v8, whole genome shotgun sequence includes the following:
- the LOC110615094 gene encoding ubiquitin-like domain-containing protein CIP73 isoform X3, with protein sequence MANQYSNDGSSTSNISGESSDATVELNIKTLDSQIYSFQVDKNMLVAAFKEKIANEIGVPVGQQRLIFRGKVLKDEHHLSEYQVENGHTLHLVARQPTQSQPSTDTSSGDTNANNGTRGNDPSAGTPQNRVGQISHSVVLGTFNVGDQGEGIVPDLTRVIGAVLNSFGVGGQTAAHSIGGMQSSTMPNFSGQTPQGNETADALRSNVGGQSHVGNQTQSGQAFPGQPFQSLPQVMQIPVTAAVPVPSLRLPIPDSLSTLSEFMTRMEQALAQNGYQPNTSSSSTRDAPRVELPSNVQGLQALTVILRHAEQLLGGHVVTALSHIAECLERDGASSDPSIRGQIQTESAQVGLAMQHVGSLLLELGRTILTLRMGQSPADSSVNPGPAVYISPSGPNPLMVQPFPLQANSIFGGSALQPNPTNFSHVGIGSAPRNVNIHIHAGTSLAPVVSAIGTRASNGEGTQGERGNGTGSGGSGSVRVLPVRNVIAAAVPSHSTGAAVSVSNAAQPGLGVSISQPQSDPTSLSSVIAEVNSRLRNLVGTMQGENQHASGSVSSGASNGASSEQPSSMVINGAGESAVTLPVLTSEGDDQKNQNDHVRGSNEEATESLLSSNDVSSCSVGCSNGETSLKSKESSKNAPCSSEKPEVPEGAQAVPLGLGMGSLERKIDLQEVAHRIEHSDAPGDIFRAVAENAGRLNGNESRSLDIVHELSNNADLVNDYMEMLQRDIHQLLQSDPVNDES encoded by the exons ATGGCAAATCAGTACTCCAATGATGGTTCTAGTACAAGCAACATTTCTGGAGAAAGTTCGGATGCAACTGTAGAACTGAATATCAAGACTCTAGATTCTCAAATTTACAGTTTTCAGGTGGATAAAAAT ATGCTAGTTGCAGCATTCAAGGAGAAAATAGCTAATGAAATTGGTGTTCCAGTAGGTCAGCAAAGACTGATTTTCCGTGGAAAGGTTTTGAAGGATGAACATCACCTTTCTGAATATC AAGTGGAGAATGGGCATACCTTGCACTTAGTTGCAAGGCAGCCAACGCAGTCGCAACCTTCGACTGATACAAGCTCTGGTGACACAAATGCAAATAATGGTACTCGAG GAAATGATCCTAGTGCTGGCACCCCCCAAAATCGTGTTGGGCAAATATCACATAGTGTAGTTCTTGGGACCTTTAATGTTGGCGATCAAGGTGAAGGCATTGTTCCAGATCTCACTCGG GTTATTGGGGCAGTTCTGAACTCCTTTGGCGTTGGTGGTCAGACCGCAGCTCATAGCATTGGTGGAATGCAGTCCTCTACCATG CCAAATTTTAGTGGTCAGACTCCTCAAGGAAATGAAACAGCAGATGCATTACGAAGTAATGTTGGTGGACAGAGTCATGTAGGAAATCAAACACAATCTGGGCAGGCATTTCCTGGTCAGCCATTTCAATCACTTCCCCAAGTCATGCAAATTCCAGTGACTGCAGCAGTACCTGTTCCTTCGCTTCGTTTG ccaatCCCTGATTCTTTGAGTACACTTTCCGAGTTTATGACTCGTATGGAGCAGGCACTGGCACAAAATG GTTATCAGCCAAATACATCTTCAAGCAGCACAAGAGATGCCCCAAGGGTAGAATTACCTTCTAATGTACAGGGATTGCAAGCCTTGACCGTCATTCTGCGACATGCAGAACAGCTTCTCGGTGGTCATGTGGTCACTGCATTATCT CATATTGCAGAATGCTTGGAACGAGATGGAGCTTCTAGTGATCCATCTATAAGGGGCCAAATTCAGACAGAATCAGCTCAAGTAGGCCTTGCTATGCAGCATGTAGGTTCTCTTCTTTTGGAGCTTGGTCGGACAATCTTGACGCTGCGAATGGGACAATCTCCT GCTGATTCTTCTGTTAATCCTGGACCTGCGGTTTATATATCTCCATCAGGACCTAATCCTTTAATGGTCCAG CCTTTTCCCCTACAAGCCAATTCCATCTTTGGTGGCTCTGCTCTACAACCGAATCCAACGAATTTCAGTCATGTTGGTATTGGTAGTGCGCCAAGGAATGTAAATATCCATATACATGCTG GTACCTCACTGGCACCTGTTGTATCAGCCATAGGTACCCGGGCAAGTAATGGGGAGGGGACACAAGGAGAGCGGGGCAATggtactggttctggtggttcAGGCTCAGTGAGGGTTCTACCAGTGCGAAATGTCATTGCAGCAGCTGTGCCTTCACATTCTACTGGTGCTGCTGTTTCTGTTTCAAATGCTGCACAACCTGGTCTAGGTGTTTCTATTTCGCAACCTCAATCTGATCCTACATCATTATCCTCTGTGATAGCTGAAGTCAATTCACGGCTGAGAAATCTTGTTGGTACCATGCAAGGAGAAAACCAGCATGCATCAG GCTCTGTTAGTTCTGGTGCAAGCAATGGTGCAAGCAGCGAACAACCAAGTAGTATGGTGATCAATGGGGCAGGGGAATCTGCAGTGACCTTACCTGTGCTAACGTCTGAAGGTGATGATCAAAAG AATCAAAATGATCATGTTCGAGGAAGTAATGAGGAGGCTACAGAGAGTCTTTTGAGCTCAAACGATGTCTCATCTTGCTCAGTGGGATGTTCAAATGGAGAAACCTCACTAAAGTCAAAAGAGTCTTCAAAAAATGCCCCTTGTTCCAGTGAGAAGCCTGAGGTTCCAGAAGGGGCTCAAGCTGTTCCACTTGGACTGGGGATGGGGAGTTTGGAACGCAAg ATTGACCTCCAGGAAGTGGCTCACAGAATTGAACATTCCGATGCACCTGGAGATATTTTCCGTGCTGTAGCTGAAAATGCAGGGAGGTTGAATGGGAATGAGAGCAGATCGCTGGACATTGTGCACGAGTTGAGCAACAATGCGGATCTAGTCAAT GATTACATGGAGATGCTACAACGTGATATCCATCAGCTTCTTCAGAGTGACCCTGTGAATGATGAGTCTTAA
- the LOC110615094 gene encoding ubiquitin-like domain-containing protein CIP73 isoform X1: MANQYSNDGSSTSNISGESSDATVELNIKTLDSQIYSFQVDKNMLVAAFKEKIANEIGVPVGQQRLIFRGKVLKDEHHLSEYQVENGHTLHLVARQPTQSQPSTDTSSGDTNANNGTRGNDPSAGTPQNRVGQISHSVVLGTFNVGDQGEGIVPDLTRVIGAVLNSFGVGGQTAAHSIGGMQSSTMPNFSGQTPQGNETADALRSNVGGQSHVGNQTQSGQAFPGQPFQSLPQVMQIPVTAAVPVPSLRLPIPDSLSTLSEFMTRMEQALAQNGYQPNTSSSSTRDAPRVELPSNVQGLQALTVILRHAEQLLGGHVVTALSHIAECLERDGASSDPSIRGQIQTESAQVGLAMQHVGSLLLELGRTILTLRMGQSPADSSVNPGPAVYISPSGPNPLMVQPFPLQANSIFGGSALQPNPTNFSHVGIGSAPRNVNIHIHAGTSLAPVVSAIGTRASNGEGTQGERGNGTGSGGSGSVRVLPVRNVIAAAVPSHSTGAAVSVSNAAQPGLGVSISQPQSDPTSLSSVIAEVNSRLRNLVGTMQGENQHASGSVSSGASNGASSEQPSSMVINGAGESAVTLPVLTSEGDDQKNQNDHVRGSNEEATESLLSSNDVSSCSVGCSNGETSLKSKESSKNAPCSSEKPEVPEGAQAVPLGLGMGSLERKSKTRQPKSVVRSEPSGNHGTSNAPVSQNLNTGMIGQQLLQSLASRSSGTNRVGANEMHSGQGPPSLGRNPENIPLGEQGSVSQFDSSSVMSQVIHSPALNGLLAGVSEQTGVGSPNVLRNMLQQLTQNPQIMSTVSQIAQQVESQDLGDMFSGLGSGQGSGIDLSRMVQQMMPVVSQVLGRGSSTQPFSPVEPEPQLQYNESRSSENEKPNVQIDLQEVAHRIEHSDAPGDIFRAVAENAGRLNGNESRSLDIVHELSNNADLVNDYMEMLQRDIHQLLQSDPVNDES; encoded by the exons ATGGCAAATCAGTACTCCAATGATGGTTCTAGTACAAGCAACATTTCTGGAGAAAGTTCGGATGCAACTGTAGAACTGAATATCAAGACTCTAGATTCTCAAATTTACAGTTTTCAGGTGGATAAAAAT ATGCTAGTTGCAGCATTCAAGGAGAAAATAGCTAATGAAATTGGTGTTCCAGTAGGTCAGCAAAGACTGATTTTCCGTGGAAAGGTTTTGAAGGATGAACATCACCTTTCTGAATATC AAGTGGAGAATGGGCATACCTTGCACTTAGTTGCAAGGCAGCCAACGCAGTCGCAACCTTCGACTGATACAAGCTCTGGTGACACAAATGCAAATAATGGTACTCGAG GAAATGATCCTAGTGCTGGCACCCCCCAAAATCGTGTTGGGCAAATATCACATAGTGTAGTTCTTGGGACCTTTAATGTTGGCGATCAAGGTGAAGGCATTGTTCCAGATCTCACTCGG GTTATTGGGGCAGTTCTGAACTCCTTTGGCGTTGGTGGTCAGACCGCAGCTCATAGCATTGGTGGAATGCAGTCCTCTACCATG CCAAATTTTAGTGGTCAGACTCCTCAAGGAAATGAAACAGCAGATGCATTACGAAGTAATGTTGGTGGACAGAGTCATGTAGGAAATCAAACACAATCTGGGCAGGCATTTCCTGGTCAGCCATTTCAATCACTTCCCCAAGTCATGCAAATTCCAGTGACTGCAGCAGTACCTGTTCCTTCGCTTCGTTTG ccaatCCCTGATTCTTTGAGTACACTTTCCGAGTTTATGACTCGTATGGAGCAGGCACTGGCACAAAATG GTTATCAGCCAAATACATCTTCAAGCAGCACAAGAGATGCCCCAAGGGTAGAATTACCTTCTAATGTACAGGGATTGCAAGCCTTGACCGTCATTCTGCGACATGCAGAACAGCTTCTCGGTGGTCATGTGGTCACTGCATTATCT CATATTGCAGAATGCTTGGAACGAGATGGAGCTTCTAGTGATCCATCTATAAGGGGCCAAATTCAGACAGAATCAGCTCAAGTAGGCCTTGCTATGCAGCATGTAGGTTCTCTTCTTTTGGAGCTTGGTCGGACAATCTTGACGCTGCGAATGGGACAATCTCCT GCTGATTCTTCTGTTAATCCTGGACCTGCGGTTTATATATCTCCATCAGGACCTAATCCTTTAATGGTCCAG CCTTTTCCCCTACAAGCCAATTCCATCTTTGGTGGCTCTGCTCTACAACCGAATCCAACGAATTTCAGTCATGTTGGTATTGGTAGTGCGCCAAGGAATGTAAATATCCATATACATGCTG GTACCTCACTGGCACCTGTTGTATCAGCCATAGGTACCCGGGCAAGTAATGGGGAGGGGACACAAGGAGAGCGGGGCAATggtactggttctggtggttcAGGCTCAGTGAGGGTTCTACCAGTGCGAAATGTCATTGCAGCAGCTGTGCCTTCACATTCTACTGGTGCTGCTGTTTCTGTTTCAAATGCTGCACAACCTGGTCTAGGTGTTTCTATTTCGCAACCTCAATCTGATCCTACATCATTATCCTCTGTGATAGCTGAAGTCAATTCACGGCTGAGAAATCTTGTTGGTACCATGCAAGGAGAAAACCAGCATGCATCAG GCTCTGTTAGTTCTGGTGCAAGCAATGGTGCAAGCAGCGAACAACCAAGTAGTATGGTGATCAATGGGGCAGGGGAATCTGCAGTGACCTTACCTGTGCTAACGTCTGAAGGTGATGATCAAAAG AATCAAAATGATCATGTTCGAGGAAGTAATGAGGAGGCTACAGAGAGTCTTTTGAGCTCAAACGATGTCTCATCTTGCTCAGTGGGATGTTCAAATGGAGAAACCTCACTAAAGTCAAAAGAGTCTTCAAAAAATGCCCCTTGTTCCAGTGAGAAGCCTGAGGTTCCAGAAGGGGCTCAAGCTGTTCCACTTGGACTGGGGATGGGGAGTTTGGAACGCAAg AGTAAAACCAGGCAGCCAAAATCTGTAGTGAGGAGTGAACCAAGTGGCAATCATGGAACAAGCAATGCTCCTGTCAGTCAGAACCTGAACACTGGAATGATTGGTCAACAGCTTTTACAATCTCTTGCATCTCGTAGCTCTGGTACAAACAGGGTGGGTGCAAATGAGATGCATTCAGGTCAAGGACCTCCATCTCTTGGCAGGAACCCAGAGAATATCCCACTGGGAGAGCAAGGTTCAGTTTCCCAGTTTGATTCTTCTAGTGTTATGTCTCAGGTGATACATAGCCCTGCCTTGAACGGTCTATTGGCAGGTGTCTCTGAGCAAACTGGGGTTGGCTCTCCCAATGTTTTGAGGAATATGTTGCAACAGCTCACTCAGAACCCCCAGATAATGAGTACTGTCAGCCAAATTGCTCAGCAGGTCGAAAGCCAAGACCTTGGGGACATGTTCTCAGGTTTAGGAAGTGGCCAAGGCAGTGGCATTGATCTTTCAAGGATGGTCCAACAGATGATGCCGGTAGTTTCCCAGGTTCTTGGTCGTGGGTCATCTACTCAGCCATTCTCTCCTGTAGAACCTGAACCCCAGCTGCAGTATAACGAGAGTAGATCAAGTGAAAATGAAAAACCTAATGTTCAG ATTGACCTCCAGGAAGTGGCTCACAGAATTGAACATTCCGATGCACCTGGAGATATTTTCCGTGCTGTAGCTGAAAATGCAGGGAGGTTGAATGGGAATGAGAGCAGATCGCTGGACATTGTGCACGAGTTGAGCAACAATGCGGATCTAGTCAAT GATTACATGGAGATGCTACAACGTGATATCCATCAGCTTCTTCAGAGTGACCCTGTGAATGATGAGTCTTAA
- the LOC110615094 gene encoding uncharacterized protein LOC110615094 isoform X2 — protein sequence MQSSTMPNFSGQTPQGNETADALRSNVGGQSHVGNQTQSGQAFPGQPFQSLPQVMQIPVTAAVPVPSLRLPIPDSLSTLSEFMTRMEQALAQNGYQPNTSSSSTRDAPRVELPSNVQGLQALTVILRHAEQLLGGHVVTALSHIAECLERDGASSDPSIRGQIQTESAQVGLAMQHVGSLLLELGRTILTLRMGQSPADSSVNPGPAVYISPSGPNPLMVQPFPLQANSIFGGSALQPNPTNFSHVGIGSAPRNVNIHIHAGTSLAPVVSAIGTRASNGEGTQGERGNGTGSGGSGSVRVLPVRNVIAAAVPSHSTGAAVSVSNAAQPGLGVSISQPQSDPTSLSSVIAEVNSRLRNLVGTMQGENQHASGSVSSGASNGASSEQPSSMVINGAGESAVTLPVLTSEGDDQKNQNDHVRGSNEEATESLLSSNDVSSCSVGCSNGETSLKSKESSKNAPCSSEKPEVPEGAQAVPLGLGMGSLERKSKTRQPKSVVRSEPSGNHGTSNAPVSQNLNTGMIGQQLLQSLASRSSGTNRVGANEMHSGQGPPSLGRNPENIPLGEQGSVSQFDSSSVMSQVIHSPALNGLLAGVSEQTGVGSPNVLRNMLQQLTQNPQIMSTVSQIAQQVESQDLGDMFSGLGSGQGSGIDLSRMVQQMMPVVSQVLGRGSSTQPFSPVEPEPQLQYNESRSSENEKPNVQIDLQEVAHRIEHSDAPGDIFRAVAENAGRLNGNESRSLDIVHELSNNADLVNDYMEMLQRDIHQLLQSDPVNDES from the exons ATGCAGTCCTCTACCATG CCAAATTTTAGTGGTCAGACTCCTCAAGGAAATGAAACAGCAGATGCATTACGAAGTAATGTTGGTGGACAGAGTCATGTAGGAAATCAAACACAATCTGGGCAGGCATTTCCTGGTCAGCCATTTCAATCACTTCCCCAAGTCATGCAAATTCCAGTGACTGCAGCAGTACCTGTTCCTTCGCTTCGTTTG ccaatCCCTGATTCTTTGAGTACACTTTCCGAGTTTATGACTCGTATGGAGCAGGCACTGGCACAAAATG GTTATCAGCCAAATACATCTTCAAGCAGCACAAGAGATGCCCCAAGGGTAGAATTACCTTCTAATGTACAGGGATTGCAAGCCTTGACCGTCATTCTGCGACATGCAGAACAGCTTCTCGGTGGTCATGTGGTCACTGCATTATCT CATATTGCAGAATGCTTGGAACGAGATGGAGCTTCTAGTGATCCATCTATAAGGGGCCAAATTCAGACAGAATCAGCTCAAGTAGGCCTTGCTATGCAGCATGTAGGTTCTCTTCTTTTGGAGCTTGGTCGGACAATCTTGACGCTGCGAATGGGACAATCTCCT GCTGATTCTTCTGTTAATCCTGGACCTGCGGTTTATATATCTCCATCAGGACCTAATCCTTTAATGGTCCAG CCTTTTCCCCTACAAGCCAATTCCATCTTTGGTGGCTCTGCTCTACAACCGAATCCAACGAATTTCAGTCATGTTGGTATTGGTAGTGCGCCAAGGAATGTAAATATCCATATACATGCTG GTACCTCACTGGCACCTGTTGTATCAGCCATAGGTACCCGGGCAAGTAATGGGGAGGGGACACAAGGAGAGCGGGGCAATggtactggttctggtggttcAGGCTCAGTGAGGGTTCTACCAGTGCGAAATGTCATTGCAGCAGCTGTGCCTTCACATTCTACTGGTGCTGCTGTTTCTGTTTCAAATGCTGCACAACCTGGTCTAGGTGTTTCTATTTCGCAACCTCAATCTGATCCTACATCATTATCCTCTGTGATAGCTGAAGTCAATTCACGGCTGAGAAATCTTGTTGGTACCATGCAAGGAGAAAACCAGCATGCATCAG GCTCTGTTAGTTCTGGTGCAAGCAATGGTGCAAGCAGCGAACAACCAAGTAGTATGGTGATCAATGGGGCAGGGGAATCTGCAGTGACCTTACCTGTGCTAACGTCTGAAGGTGATGATCAAAAG AATCAAAATGATCATGTTCGAGGAAGTAATGAGGAGGCTACAGAGAGTCTTTTGAGCTCAAACGATGTCTCATCTTGCTCAGTGGGATGTTCAAATGGAGAAACCTCACTAAAGTCAAAAGAGTCTTCAAAAAATGCCCCTTGTTCCAGTGAGAAGCCTGAGGTTCCAGAAGGGGCTCAAGCTGTTCCACTTGGACTGGGGATGGGGAGTTTGGAACGCAAg AGTAAAACCAGGCAGCCAAAATCTGTAGTGAGGAGTGAACCAAGTGGCAATCATGGAACAAGCAATGCTCCTGTCAGTCAGAACCTGAACACTGGAATGATTGGTCAACAGCTTTTACAATCTCTTGCATCTCGTAGCTCTGGTACAAACAGGGTGGGTGCAAATGAGATGCATTCAGGTCAAGGACCTCCATCTCTTGGCAGGAACCCAGAGAATATCCCACTGGGAGAGCAAGGTTCAGTTTCCCAGTTTGATTCTTCTAGTGTTATGTCTCAGGTGATACATAGCCCTGCCTTGAACGGTCTATTGGCAGGTGTCTCTGAGCAAACTGGGGTTGGCTCTCCCAATGTTTTGAGGAATATGTTGCAACAGCTCACTCAGAACCCCCAGATAATGAGTACTGTCAGCCAAATTGCTCAGCAGGTCGAAAGCCAAGACCTTGGGGACATGTTCTCAGGTTTAGGAAGTGGCCAAGGCAGTGGCATTGATCTTTCAAGGATGGTCCAACAGATGATGCCGGTAGTTTCCCAGGTTCTTGGTCGTGGGTCATCTACTCAGCCATTCTCTCCTGTAGAACCTGAACCCCAGCTGCAGTATAACGAGAGTAGATCAAGTGAAAATGAAAAACCTAATGTTCAG ATTGACCTCCAGGAAGTGGCTCACAGAATTGAACATTCCGATGCACCTGGAGATATTTTCCGTGCTGTAGCTGAAAATGCAGGGAGGTTGAATGGGAATGAGAGCAGATCGCTGGACATTGTGCACGAGTTGAGCAACAATGCGGATCTAGTCAAT GATTACATGGAGATGCTACAACGTGATATCCATCAGCTTCTTCAGAGTGACCCTGTGAATGATGAGTCTTAA
- the LOC122723737 gene encoding uncharacterized protein LOC122723737, whose amino-acid sequence MSSSAPPGFGKPLGLLANAAKRKDSFIQFAAMTGILLLSIRSLSQKYRIHDLQEDTSALKQEQQNLTNRLNHIERGLRHEASLDPTGLFASRLRILFGEEDSM is encoded by the coding sequence ATGTCATCCTCAGCTCCACCGGGCTTTGGAAAGCCCTTAGGGCTTTTAGCAAACGCAGCAAAGCGCAAAGACAGTTTCATCCAGTTCGCCGCCATGACTGGGATACTACTTTTGAGCATCAGATCCTTAAGCCAAAAGTACCGTATCCACGACCTTCAGGAGGACACTTCAGCTCTTAAGCAAGAGCAGCAAAACCTAACCAATCGATTGAACCACATCGAGCGCGGCCTACGCCACGAAGCCTCTCTTGACCCTACTGGCCTCTTTGCTTCTCGCCTTCGCATTCTGTTCGGCGAGGAAGATTCCATGTGA